One genomic window of Struthio camelus isolate bStrCam1 chromosome 1, bStrCam1.hap1, whole genome shotgun sequence includes the following:
- the ARFGAP3 gene encoding ADP-ribosylation factor GTPase-activating protein 3 isoform X1: MCEPSKQDIAAIFKRLRSVPTNKVCFDCGAKNPSWASVTYGVFLCIDCSGTHRSLGVHLSFIRSTELDSNWSWFQLRCMQVGGNANASAFFHQHGCTTNDTNAKYNSRGAQLYKEKIKSLATQATRKHGTDLWTDGCGMPPVSPQHKEEDFFASHVSPKAKNTEWGSSEPVSLKQKPSEDIPECDEGGPEHGPSVDCLSASPKAALENTTFIKKKPNQVKKGLGAKKGGLGAQKVSSQSFNEIEKQAQAVDKMKEHEDLHISKRTEKEEPLVSSLRLAYRELDIKTKEEKLNLSDKKKNELERLGIGFGSNRSGISHSVTSDMQTIEQETPTIAKPKKKYTDDVEDSYFSSSSSRYYDSSDLRRSSFSKWDDNPDSFWKTESNNRDVDVMLTSKSSGYSDRPASRRKPEYEPSLSTDEAQKKFGNVKAISSDMYFGRQDHADYEARARLERLSGSSSISSADLFEDQKKQPTGSYNITNVLPSAPDMAQFKQGVKSVAGKLSVLANGVMTSIQDRYSS; this comes from the exons ATGTGCGAGCCCAGCAAGCAGGACATCGCCGCCATCTTCAAGCGGCTCCGTTCCGTCCCCACCAACAAG gtaTGTTTTGACTGTGGAGCAAAAAACCCTAGCTGGGCAAGCGTAACGTATGGAGTTTTTCTCTGCATTGATTGTTCAGGGACCCATCGATCACTTGGTGTTCATTTGAGTTTCATTCG ATCTACAGAACTGGATTCCAATTGGTCTTGGTTTCAACTGAGATGCATGCAAGTTGGAGGAAATGCAAATGCC TCTGCTTTTTTCCATCAACATGGGTGCACAACAAATGACACCAACGCAAAGTATAACAGTCGTGGTGCTCAGCTTTATAAGGAAAAGATTAAATCACTTGCAACGCAAGCAACAAGAAAGCATGGTACTGAT cTGTGGACAGATGGGTGTGGAATGCCACCTGTGTCACCTCAGCACAAAGAGGAAGACTTTTTTGCATCTCATGTTTCTCCCAAG GCAAAGAACACAGAATGGGGATCATCAGAGCCAGTTTCTCTGAAGCAGAAACCTTCAGAAGATATTCCAGAATGCGACGAAG GTGGACCAGAGCATGGACCAAGTGTTGATTGCCTTAGTGCATCACCAAAAGCTGCATTAG AGAACACCACCTTCATAAAAAAGAAGCCAAATCAAGTTAAAAAGGGG CTTGGTGCCAAAAAAGGTGGTTTGGGGGCACAAAAAGTGAGCAGCCAAAGCTTTAATGAGATTGAAAAACAAGCGCAAGCTGTAGATAAAATGAAGGAACATGAGGATCTTCACATCAGTAAGAGAACTGAGAAGGAAGAGCCACT tgtaTCATCTTTACGATTGGCCTACAGAGAGCTtgatattaaaacaaaagaagaaaaattaaatctatCTGATAAGAAGAAGAATGAATTAGAGAGACTTGGCATCGGATTTGGCAGCAACAGAAG CGGCATTTCCCACTCTGTCACCTCAGATATGCAAACAATAGAACAGGAAACACCTACAAttgcaaaaccaaagaaaaagtaTACTGATGATGTAGAAGactcatatttttcttcttctagttcAAG gTACTATGATTCTTCAGATTTAAGGAGGAGCAGTTTCTCTAAATGGGATGACAATCCAGATTCTTTTTGGAAGACAGAAAGTAATAATAGAGATGTGGATGTAATGTTAACTTCAAAAAGTTCAGGATATTCAGACAG gcCTGCATCTCGTCGTAAGCCTGAATATGAGCCATCGTTAAGCACAGATGAGGCACAAAAAAAATTTGGCAATGTAAAAGCAATTTCATCAGACATGTATTTTGGAAGGCAAGATCATGCTGAT TATGAAGCTAGAGCTCGACTAGAGAGACTTTCTGGAAGCTCCTCTATAAGTTCAGCTGACTTGTTTGAAGATcagaaaaaacaaccaacag GAAGCTACAACATTACAAATGTCTTGCCTTCAGCTCCTGATATGGCTCAGTTTAAACAAGGCGTGAAATCAGTGGCTGGAAAACTTTCTGTACTTGCTAATGGGGTCATGACATCTATACAG gATCGATACAGTTCATAA
- the ARFGAP3 gene encoding ADP-ribosylation factor GTPase-activating protein 3 isoform X2: protein MCEPSKQDIAAIFKRLRSVPTNKVCFDCGAKNPSWASVTYGVFLCIDCSGTHRSLGVHLSFIRSTELDSNWSWFQLRCMQVGGNANASAFFHQHGCTTNDTNAKYNSRGAQLYKEKIKSLATQATRKHGTDLWTDGCGMPPVSPQHKEEDFFASHVSPKNTEWGSSEPVSLKQKPSEDIPECDEGGPEHGPSVDCLSASPKAALENTTFIKKKPNQVKKGLGAKKGGLGAQKVSSQSFNEIEKQAQAVDKMKEHEDLHISKRTEKEEPLVSSLRLAYRELDIKTKEEKLNLSDKKKNELERLGIGFGSNRSGISHSVTSDMQTIEQETPTIAKPKKKYTDDVEDSYFSSSSSRYYDSSDLRRSSFSKWDDNPDSFWKTESNNRDVDVMLTSKSSGYSDRPASRRKPEYEPSLSTDEAQKKFGNVKAISSDMYFGRQDHADYEARARLERLSGSSSISSADLFEDQKKQPTGSYNITNVLPSAPDMAQFKQGVKSVAGKLSVLANGVMTSIQDRYSS, encoded by the exons ATGTGCGAGCCCAGCAAGCAGGACATCGCCGCCATCTTCAAGCGGCTCCGTTCCGTCCCCACCAACAAG gtaTGTTTTGACTGTGGAGCAAAAAACCCTAGCTGGGCAAGCGTAACGTATGGAGTTTTTCTCTGCATTGATTGTTCAGGGACCCATCGATCACTTGGTGTTCATTTGAGTTTCATTCG ATCTACAGAACTGGATTCCAATTGGTCTTGGTTTCAACTGAGATGCATGCAAGTTGGAGGAAATGCAAATGCC TCTGCTTTTTTCCATCAACATGGGTGCACAACAAATGACACCAACGCAAAGTATAACAGTCGTGGTGCTCAGCTTTATAAGGAAAAGATTAAATCACTTGCAACGCAAGCAACAAGAAAGCATGGTACTGAT cTGTGGACAGATGGGTGTGGAATGCCACCTGTGTCACCTCAGCACAAAGAGGAAGACTTTTTTGCATCTCATGTTTCTCCCAAG AACACAGAATGGGGATCATCAGAGCCAGTTTCTCTGAAGCAGAAACCTTCAGAAGATATTCCAGAATGCGACGAAG GTGGACCAGAGCATGGACCAAGTGTTGATTGCCTTAGTGCATCACCAAAAGCTGCATTAG AGAACACCACCTTCATAAAAAAGAAGCCAAATCAAGTTAAAAAGGGG CTTGGTGCCAAAAAAGGTGGTTTGGGGGCACAAAAAGTGAGCAGCCAAAGCTTTAATGAGATTGAAAAACAAGCGCAAGCTGTAGATAAAATGAAGGAACATGAGGATCTTCACATCAGTAAGAGAACTGAGAAGGAAGAGCCACT tgtaTCATCTTTACGATTGGCCTACAGAGAGCTtgatattaaaacaaaagaagaaaaattaaatctatCTGATAAGAAGAAGAATGAATTAGAGAGACTTGGCATCGGATTTGGCAGCAACAGAAG CGGCATTTCCCACTCTGTCACCTCAGATATGCAAACAATAGAACAGGAAACACCTACAAttgcaaaaccaaagaaaaagtaTACTGATGATGTAGAAGactcatatttttcttcttctagttcAAG gTACTATGATTCTTCAGATTTAAGGAGGAGCAGTTTCTCTAAATGGGATGACAATCCAGATTCTTTTTGGAAGACAGAAAGTAATAATAGAGATGTGGATGTAATGTTAACTTCAAAAAGTTCAGGATATTCAGACAG gcCTGCATCTCGTCGTAAGCCTGAATATGAGCCATCGTTAAGCACAGATGAGGCACAAAAAAAATTTGGCAATGTAAAAGCAATTTCATCAGACATGTATTTTGGAAGGCAAGATCATGCTGAT TATGAAGCTAGAGCTCGACTAGAGAGACTTTCTGGAAGCTCCTCTATAAGTTCAGCTGACTTGTTTGAAGATcagaaaaaacaaccaacag GAAGCTACAACATTACAAATGTCTTGCCTTCAGCTCCTGATATGGCTCAGTTTAAACAAGGCGTGAAATCAGTGGCTGGAAAACTTTCTGTACTTGCTAATGGGGTCATGACATCTATACAG gATCGATACAGTTCATAA
- the ARFGAP3 gene encoding ADP-ribosylation factor GTPase-activating protein 3 isoform X3 has protein sequence MQVGGNANASAFFHQHGCTTNDTNAKYNSRGAQLYKEKIKSLATQATRKHGTDLWTDGCGMPPVSPQHKEEDFFASHVSPKAKNTEWGSSEPVSLKQKPSEDIPECDEGGPEHGPSVDCLSASPKAALENTTFIKKKPNQVKKGLGAKKGGLGAQKVSSQSFNEIEKQAQAVDKMKEHEDLHISKRTEKEEPLVSSLRLAYRELDIKTKEEKLNLSDKKKNELERLGIGFGSNRSGISHSVTSDMQTIEQETPTIAKPKKKYTDDVEDSYFSSSSSRYYDSSDLRRSSFSKWDDNPDSFWKTESNNRDVDVMLTSKSSGYSDRPASRRKPEYEPSLSTDEAQKKFGNVKAISSDMYFGRQDHADYEARARLERLSGSSSISSADLFEDQKKQPTGSYNITNVLPSAPDMAQFKQGVKSVAGKLSVLANGVMTSIQDRYSS, from the exons ATGCAAGTTGGAGGAAATGCAAATGCC TCTGCTTTTTTCCATCAACATGGGTGCACAACAAATGACACCAACGCAAAGTATAACAGTCGTGGTGCTCAGCTTTATAAGGAAAAGATTAAATCACTTGCAACGCAAGCAACAAGAAAGCATGGTACTGAT cTGTGGACAGATGGGTGTGGAATGCCACCTGTGTCACCTCAGCACAAAGAGGAAGACTTTTTTGCATCTCATGTTTCTCCCAAG GCAAAGAACACAGAATGGGGATCATCAGAGCCAGTTTCTCTGAAGCAGAAACCTTCAGAAGATATTCCAGAATGCGACGAAG GTGGACCAGAGCATGGACCAAGTGTTGATTGCCTTAGTGCATCACCAAAAGCTGCATTAG AGAACACCACCTTCATAAAAAAGAAGCCAAATCAAGTTAAAAAGGGG CTTGGTGCCAAAAAAGGTGGTTTGGGGGCACAAAAAGTGAGCAGCCAAAGCTTTAATGAGATTGAAAAACAAGCGCAAGCTGTAGATAAAATGAAGGAACATGAGGATCTTCACATCAGTAAGAGAACTGAGAAGGAAGAGCCACT tgtaTCATCTTTACGATTGGCCTACAGAGAGCTtgatattaaaacaaaagaagaaaaattaaatctatCTGATAAGAAGAAGAATGAATTAGAGAGACTTGGCATCGGATTTGGCAGCAACAGAAG CGGCATTTCCCACTCTGTCACCTCAGATATGCAAACAATAGAACAGGAAACACCTACAAttgcaaaaccaaagaaaaagtaTACTGATGATGTAGAAGactcatatttttcttcttctagttcAAG gTACTATGATTCTTCAGATTTAAGGAGGAGCAGTTTCTCTAAATGGGATGACAATCCAGATTCTTTTTGGAAGACAGAAAGTAATAATAGAGATGTGGATGTAATGTTAACTTCAAAAAGTTCAGGATATTCAGACAG gcCTGCATCTCGTCGTAAGCCTGAATATGAGCCATCGTTAAGCACAGATGAGGCACAAAAAAAATTTGGCAATGTAAAAGCAATTTCATCAGACATGTATTTTGGAAGGCAAGATCATGCTGAT TATGAAGCTAGAGCTCGACTAGAGAGACTTTCTGGAAGCTCCTCTATAAGTTCAGCTGACTTGTTTGAAGATcagaaaaaacaaccaacag GAAGCTACAACATTACAAATGTCTTGCCTTCAGCTCCTGATATGGCTCAGTTTAAACAAGGCGTGAAATCAGTGGCTGGAAAACTTTCTGTACTTGCTAATGGGGTCATGACATCTATACAG gATCGATACAGTTCATAA